TTGTATCAAAGTATTCTGGAAGTATTATGGACTTCTCTGCAAGAACTGTGACCTTTGCTATAGGTATCATATCTAATTTACCTTATTTAATGATGGTAGTGTTCTTTTCCATAATAGCAACTTATTTTTTTACAAAGGATATGGTTATGGAAAAGGGATTTGCAAAGCTCTATAAGTTTAAAGAAAAAAAGTATATTCATATATACAGTGAAGCCAAAAAGAAATTATTAAATTATATGATTTCCTATTTAATAATTATATCTTTAACATTTATAGAAACCCTAATAGTATTTTTAGCTTTAGATATAAAATATGCTGTTATATTAAGCATAATATCTGGAATTGCTGATATATTGCCAGTTCTAGGAGTTGGTACTATATATACTCCTTTAGTTATTTTTTATTGGATTACGGGAAACAAGTTTACAGCTATAGCTTTAATTATTTCTTATGCTATAATATCTGCTATAAGACAAATAGTTGAACCAAAACTAGTGTCTAGTTCTTTAGGTATTCATCCTGTAGCAGTAATAGCAGCCATATTTATTGGGCTTACAGTAAATGGAGTTATGGGAATGATATATTTTATGTTTTTAGTAGTTTTTTATAATCTTTTAAAACAAGTAGATGTACTTTAAAATATAGATTGCTTTATAGATGAGGTGCTAGACCATATAATTTAGGGTTCTGCACCTTTTACTATCTATATTAATAAAGCAGAAAGGGGCCTTAAGTAGATATTATGAGTATAAAAATTATTTATGGAAGAAGTGGTAGTGGAAAAACTTCTTATGTTATAGATGAGATAAGAAAAAAGTATAAAAATAGAGAAGAGAAAAACTCACTTATTTTAGTAGTCCCAGAACAATTGACTTTTCAAACGGAGAAAAAATTAGTAGAAGAGTTTGGTTTTTTAGGTAAGGGAATTGAAGTTTTAAGCTTTAAAAGAATGGCATATAGAGTATTTAAGGAAGTTGGAGGGGTCACTAGAAGGCATATGGAGTCTTCTGGAAAAACCATGCTTATTTATAAAATTGTAGAAGAACTAAAAGATGAACTTAAGGTATATTCTACAGCAGCTAGGCAAAGTGGGTTTGTAAGCACATTGGGAGAAATTATATGTGAGTTTAAAAGGTATAATGTAACTCCAGAAGTTTTAAATGAATTAAAAGATAATATTGAAGAGAATAGTTTTATATATAATAAAATAAGTGATATTTCATTGATTTATGAGAACTTTGAAAAAGTATTACATAAAGGTTATATAGATCCAGACGAAGATTTAACTATATTAAAAGGAAAAATATATGAAAGTACAATATTAAAGGATACAGATATTTGGATAGATGAATTTAGCGGATTTACACCTCAGCAATATTTAATTTTAGAAGAGCTTATAAAAAATAATTGTAATTTAAATATTACATTAAATATGGATTATAAGGACAGTAAAAACCCTGTGTTTAGAGAGGTATTTTCTCCTATTATTTATACTGAGGAGAAACTTATAAAAACAGCAGAAAACTTAGGGATTTCCATAGAAGAGCCAGTGGCACTAAGCAATAATCCTTCTATAAAGTTTAAAGATTCTAAAGAGCTTAGTTATCTTGAACGAAATTATTTTTCATATCCTTTTAAACCTTATGTAGAAGAAACAGAGGATATAAAACTTTTTAAAGCTATTAATATATATTCAGAGGTAGAGGAACTTTCAAATGAAATTTTACATTTATGTAGAGATAAAGGTGTAAAGTTTAGTGAGATTGCAGTAATTACAAGAGAACTTGGTATTTATGAGAATTTAATTAGATCTATATTTGATGAATATAAAATACCTTATTTTATTGATGAGAAAAAGGATATAACTTCTAACAACTTAATAGTGCTTATAACCTCATTAATGGAGATACTAGGAAACAATTGGAGATATGAGAGTATATTTAGATATTTAAAAACTGGGCTTACAGGTATAGAGAAAAACCATATAGATCTTTTAGAAAATTACGCTCTTAGATCTGGAATAAAGGGTAAAAATGCATGGAATGATGAGGATATTTGGTTTAAAACTATAAGTTTAAATTATAATCTAAAATATAAGTTAAATAACTTTTTATTTAAGGCCTTTTCAAAAATGGATCAAGGGAAAAGAGGGGATTATTTAAAGGTATTAGAAGAAAATATTAGTGATATAAGATTTAGAGTAGAGAAAGCCTTTGAACCCATTAATTTAGAAGATAAATTGAAAACGGAAATAGAGGAAAAGAGAGAACTTATAAATGAGAAGGAACTTCTCCAGTTATTAAAAACTGGAGAATTAGCAGAAATTATAGATATAATCTGTGAAGAAGAGGAAGAAACTAGTGCAGAA
The nucleotide sequence above comes from Hathewaya histolytica. Encoded proteins:
- the ytvI gene encoding sporulation integral membrane protein YtvI — its product is MEGVPQKIDRIILFFLVYTISFVVFFGTLKYTYLFLIALIFAMILRKPTRFLMNKCKINSTLACLTTNVVFFTIIFVILYFSITSISHEIIQFGKNAQGYVTSNKDKIYALFEEIQHRYNNIDPTLINDIKSYAYNFVSKYSGSIMDFSARTVTFAIGIISNLPYLMMVVFFSIIATYFFTKDMVMEKGFAKLYKFKEKKYIHIYSEAKKKLLNYMISYLIIISLTFIETLIVFLALDIKYAVILSIISGIADILPVLGVGTIYTPLVIFYWITGNKFTAIALIISYAIISAIRQIVEPKLVSSSLGIHPVAVIAAIFIGLTVNGVMGMIYFMFLVVFYNLLKQVDVL